The genomic window ATCGCGAAACTCGGGTGCGGGGGCTGGTTGTAGGCGGTGTTCTGCGGGGCCTGATCACGATCATGCTGCTAGGGGCGCTCTGGAACACCTCCCAGCTGGCGTTTAGAACGTCAGTTCTAGGTGATGCCGGTCAATGCCGGTCGGCGTCTGACGGCCCACTCGCGGCCCCGGACGGCCCCGGGACGGCCCGGCGGCGAGACCGGTTTTCCGTACCACGAGCACTGATTTCTGGAGTGGCATCCCGTCGCGCAAGCATCGCTCAGCCGGGCCGCGTCTGCCCGGTCCAGGTGGAGCGCCACGCCGGACGAACGACCTGGACCGGGCAGACGCGGTCTGGTCGCCTTCGGTGTGCGACGGGGTGCCCGGAAGTCGGCATCCCAGAGCAGCCCGGGTCCAGGGCGGGCAGCCCTGGCCGCCGGAGGCTGGCCCCGGGTGCAGGGCCGGGAAGGTCCTGCCCGCCGGAGGCACCGTTCTTGTAGCGAGACACCAGAAGCCCCGGACGTTTCCCGCGTGGGAATGTCCGGGGCTTCGTCGTGTCCGGCCGTCGTCGCCCGTCCGACTGCCGGGCCGCGCCGGTAGCGAAGCGGCAAGGCGCGGACGGCCGGCAGATTCAGGGCCAGGCGTGCGGGCCGAAGGCCCGCCTTGAAGATGTAGAGAAAGTTCTCACCGAATCCAAGTCCGGGTGCAGTCCTGCGTGGGTCTGGCCGATCAAAGTTTCTGCACGCCTTCAAGGCGGCCCGAGACGGGCCGCTCACGCCGCCGCCTGGGCGCGCGTCCGTCGCTTAGCTGGCGCACACGACGGCCCAGGCAGCCCGTCCGCTGGCGTGTACTGCGGGTCGGGCCGCTGCGACGACAGGGGACACGGGTTGTAGGGGAGGAGGTAGCCGGCCGCCGACCGGTGCGGCCTGGGCGACGCGGCCACGCTGCCACGCCAGTCCGGAGCGCGAGTCACGGCTGTCGGATGCCGGTCGTGGCGGCGCGCAGTATGTCCGTGCCGCTCCTCCGAGGTCAAGGGCGCTTCGCGTCGCAAGCGACGGCCGCAGGCGGCCGCCCTGGACCTCGGAGCCTCTGCGGCCTTGGCGGTCAGGTGGTCAAGCGGCAGGCCGGTGGCCTGCCCGCATCCGGCGCACGCCGCCACGACCGTCACCGACTTGCCGGTCACAAGCCAGTGTCAAGCGAAACTTGACACCGAATCGCCAAACCAAGGGATGCACATGGGCCGAGTCCCGGTTAGCCTTTGGCTAGCGTCGAACTGCCATTCTCGATCAAGCCGAGCTAAGGATCTTGATGGGGCCAGAGAAAAAGAAGCGATCGCAACCGCGCCTCCCCTTAAGTGACCTCGAATCGACCGATGAAGGCAAGGAGGTCGCTAGCCAAGGGCCTCAAGGAGAGCTGCTATCAGACAGTCGGACTGCGGCGGCCGCACCTATCCAGCGAGAGAAGCGGCGATCAGAGATATATGATGAACCAGTTGACGCTGGGGAAGTTGCTGTTGTCCGTACTGGAAGCACTACTGTTGAAGGTTCAGGCAGCGTCGCTGTTACTGGGATCAACTATGGGCAAATCCATATTTCAACGTTCCCGATAGCTGAACAAGAGAGTCTCGATCTGGCGCGCAAAATCTTCCGGGAATCGCTTCAGGACCGCGACGCTTTCATTAGTAGGTTTTTGCAGCAGGCGCTCAGGCAAGCAGGAATGACTTTTACGCTGAGCGTAATCTTCATGGCCATCGGCGGTGCGCTCGTACTATTTGCTGGTGTCATGGCCATAGTCAATGCTGAATCTACGCAAACGACCGATTACCTCCTTCTGGCGGCAGGTTTGGGAGGCTTGGTTGTCGGTGCGGCCGGCGCAGCGTTTGCCCGTCGCGCAGACGCGTCTAGAAAACATCTTGCAGCCCAGGCCGATGCGATGCACGAACAGCTCCTAGGCGAACGGAAGTTCGTTCAAGCGGCTGAATTGCTCGCTGGCATAAAGGATCCAGACCTTAATGACCAAACAAGAATCGCTCTGGCGTTGAAGCTTTTAGGAGCCGATCCGCCCGCTCACTGGAGTTCTG from Actinoplanes derwentensis includes these protein-coding regions:
- a CDS encoding TRADD-N-associated membrane domain-containing protein, with protein sequence MGPEKKKRSQPRLPLSDLESTDEGKEVASQGPQGELLSDSRTAAAAPIQREKRRSEIYDEPVDAGEVAVVRTGSTTVEGSGSVAVTGINYGQIHISTFPIAEQESLDLARKIFRESLQDRDAFISRFLQQALRQAGMTFTLSVIFMAIGGALVLFAGVMAIVNAESTQTTDYLLLAAGLGGLVVGAAGAAFARRADASRKHLAAQADAMHEQLLGERKFVQAAELLAGIKDPDLNDQTRIALALKLLGADPPAHWSSVSPRGTNGGSQ